The Anopheles coluzzii chromosome 2, AcolN3, whole genome shotgun sequence genome window below encodes:
- the LOC120948329 gene encoding glycerol kinase 3: MNGNGGHRSKFGSLIGVLYVGHTSCKCLIYATRNAEVLTCHESSLEPLSPQAGWVEFEPLALWATARVCLETAVQNLIILDINPHDIVAVGVCNQRETTVLWDRTTGKPLCNAIGWCDTRTSSVVGSILQRVRGKKHYLKSVCGLTVSNCFSAVKLRWMMEHVDGVQRAMDEGRAAFGTLDSWIIWMLTGGVEAGIHVTDVTNASRTMLMNLERRVWDERLCRFFRIPSNILPEIRSCSEVYGYINEGPLSGTPIASCLGDQQAALLGQMCLGAGQANCTIDEGMFVLFNTAREIIDSDHGLLSTVAFQLGPRADPHYALEGAIAHAGSSIGWLKRTLALDPVASDAMNSSASALFPDGPANTQLMASFCSAVSSPVPPYGETKTLAGGGVGQRGGVIFVPAFSGYYTPYWRYKARGMMFGITLQTTPQQILAAAHEAICHQVREVLESLAKDCPTWPRLAKLTVGGDLSEQRALVQLLSDLNGVLVERPQTSTPACLGAMLAAGLATEILSIDQFRQNCVPPIDLFSTAFNSSQRDMKFRRWKMAVDRCLNFDSVSDSDPVKLIGDGRDPDSYVRCSIPGSVFIVSSFVLIVAAQLMKQHGFA; the protein is encoded by the exons ATGAACGGAAACGGTGGGCACCGGAGCAAGTTCGGCTCGCTGATAGGCGTGCTGTACGTCGGCCACACGAGCTGCAAGTGTTTG ATTTACGCAACCAGAAATGCGGAGGTGCTCACGTGCCACGAGTCGTCGCTCGAACCGTTGTCGCCCCAGGCCGGGTGGGTCGAGTTTGAACCGTTGGCCCTGTGGGCGACGGCACGCGTGTGCCTGGAGACGGCGGTACAGAATCTGATCATACTGGACATCAACCCGCACGACATTGTGGCGGTCGGGGTGTGCAATCAGCGCGAGACGACGGTGCTGTGGGACCGCACCACGGGCAAACCGCTGTGCAATGCGATCGGCTGGTGCGACACGCGCACCTCGAGCGTGGTCGGAAGCATCCTGCAGCGTGTGCGGGGCAAGAAGCACTACCTCAAGTCGGTGTGCGGGCTGACGGTGAGCAACTGCTTCAGCGCCGTCAAACTACGCTGGATGATGGAGCACGTCGACGGGGTGCAGCGGGCGATGGACGAGGGGCGGGCCGCGTTCGGCACGCTGGACAGCTGGATCATCTGGATGCTGACGGGGGGCGTCGAGGCCGGCATTCACGTGACGGACGTGACGAACGCTTCGCGGACGATGCTGATGAACCTGGAGCGCCGCGTGTGGGACGAAAGGCTGTGTCGATTCTTTCGCATTCCAAGCAACATTCTGCCGGAGATTCGAAGCTGCTCGGAGGTGTACGGATACATTAACGAGGGCCCGTTGAGCGGGACGCCGATCGCAAGT TGCCTGGGCGATCAGCAGGCTGCCCTGCTCGGGCAAATGTGTCTGGGCGCGGGGCAAGCCAACTGCACCATCGACGAAGGCATGTTCGTGCTGTTTAACACTGCCCGGGAGATCATCGATTCCGACCATGGGCTGCTTTCGACCGTGGCCTTTCAGCTTGGACCCCGTGCCGACCCGCACTACGCACTGGAAGGTGCGATCGCCCATGCCGGTTCTTCGATCGGTTGGTTAAAGCGTACGCTCGCCCTGGACCCGGTCGCATCCGATGCGATGAACAGCAGCGCCAGCGCACTGTTTCCCGACGGCCCTGCCAATACTCAGCTGATGGCTTCTTTCTGCTCGGCCGTCAGTTCCCCGGTTCCGCCGTACGGCGAGACGAAAACGCTCGCCGGTGGCGGCGTCGGCCAACGGGGTGGTGTCATTTTCGTACCTGCATTCAGTGGATATTACACGCCGTACTGGCGGTACAAAGCGCGGGGCATGATGTTCGGCATAACGCTGCAAACGACGCCGCAGCAGATCCTGGCCGCCGCCCACGAAGCGATCTGCCACCAGGTGCGCGAAGTGCTGGAATCGCTCGCTAAGGATTGTCCCACGTGGCCCCGGCTGGCGAAGCTTACCGTCGGGGGCGATCTCAGCGAACAGCGGGCGCTGGTGCAGCTGCTATCGGATCTGAACGGGGTGCTGGTGGAGCGGCCGCAAACATCGACACCGGCCTGCCTCGGGGCAATGCTCGCCGCCGGGCTGGCCACCGAAATACTGTCCATCGATCAGTTTCGCCAGAACTGTGTGCCACCGATCGATTTGTTCAGTACAGCGTTTAATTCTAGTC AAAGGGATATGAAGTTCCGCCGTTGGAAAATGGCTGTCGATCGGTGTTTAAACTTCGATTCCGTGTCGGATAGCGACCCGGTGAAGCTGATCGGCGACGGACGCGATCCGGATTCGTACGTGCGCTGCTCGATCCCCGGGTCGGTCTTTATCGTTTCGTCGTTCGTGCTTATTGTGGCCGCCCAGCTGATGAAACAGCACGGGTTCGCGTAG
- the LOC120948331 gene encoding uncharacterized protein C18orf19 homolog A, whose product MAAIALRMARWSSLDALKVPKSTSVKLFNIAPRHLSSSYGALGRYAASGALYHNNDRYRTKQQQPCHIWSTCVPPNGLLVRSFTNGDSLRRQKDPPNEQQQESVDPLADPATPEKLGLFARFKKMYKEYWYVLVPVHCLTSVMWFGGFYYASTSGVDVIAILESLGVSEKLINPVRDSSLGHIAIAYLLYKIATPARYTVTLGGTTVSIKYLEQWGYIKPIPSKARLVQMYKDKKENIQEKIAEKKQDFQDRKQQLTEKKNNLMSDLKMKDKEGKSSSTTTAASSVTHDK is encoded by the exons ATGGCCGCGATAGCTCTACGTATGGCCCGCTGGTCGTCGCTTGATGCGCTCAAGGTACCGAAATCAACTTCCGTGAAGCTGTTCAACATTGCACCACGGCACCTGTCGTCGTCGTACGGTGCATTGGGCAGATACGCAGCCTCTGGTGCATTGTATCACAACAACGATCGATATCGAacgaaacagcagcaaccgtgTCACATATGGAGTACGTGTGTCCCCCCAAACGGGTTGCTGGTACGCTCCTTCACCAATGGCGACTCACTGCGGCGGCAGAAAGATCCGCcgaacgaacagcagcaggaaagcGTCGACCCACTGGCCGACCCAGCCACGCCGGAGAAGCTTGGTCTTTTTGCGCGGTTCAAGAAGATGTACAAGGAGTACTGGTACGTGCTCGTACCGGTGCACTGTCTCACGTCGGTAATGTGGTTCGGTGGTTTCTATTACGCCTCGACCAGTGGCGTCGACGTGATCGCAATCCTGGAATCGCTCGGCGTGTCCGAGAAGCTGATCAACCCGGTGCGTGACTCCAGCCTGGGGCACATTGCCATCGCCTACCTGCTGTACAAAATAGCTACCCCGGCGCGGTACACCGTTACGCTGG GCGGCACAACCGTTTCGATCAAATACCTTGAACAGTGGGGCTACATCAAGCCGATACCCTCGAAGGCACGGCTGGTGCAGATGTACAAAGACAAGAAGGAAAACATCCAGGAGAAGATAGCGGAAAAGAAGCAAGACTTTCAGGACCGCAAACAGCAGCTaaccgaaaagaaaaacaatctgATGAGCGATTTAAAGATGAAGGACAAGGAAGGCAAATCCTCCTCGACAACGACCGCGGCCAGCAGCGTGACGCATGACAAATAG